A single region of the Montipora capricornis isolate CH-2021 chromosome 13, ASM3666992v2, whole genome shotgun sequence genome encodes:
- the LOC138030107 gene encoding uncharacterized protein, which translates to MVYCFAPTCSHSSESHTCKFFAFPSDKKEKEEYKRWIRLIRRKDREPSKHSRVCSCHFTDGNKQYGPTIYERNRDKIFPSEGGPPKKKKKVTTEKKTVQEMVAEAIRGSEQQPTDNDSKQECCNKTTNEIILEAELDQAREELQDRQEKESYAQKHYNVSGLSAEVLRMETGLPTKDVFNIVVLHALRFKDCIVYYSGWRVESINFEDQIFITLMKLRQNYTNLHLAQLFSCSVATIANIVTTFIHVLHSILLRDIMTTIPSRKKNVLCAPSSFSEFTSCRMVIDCTDVEIAVPGLMSQQNATYSSYRGMNSFKVIVGVAPNAVITFVSKLYPGSISDKAIVQQSGLLNHLVAGDMVLADKGFLIQDILPNDVSLNIPPFLNNGVFTESEAKKTKSIARARIHVERANARLKDFKILTFIPYYLRCYADVIFLLCAALVNLQFPLIKEGCEGTEFE; encoded by the exons ATGGTCTACTGCTTTGCTCCGACGTGCAGTCATTCATCAGAAAGCCACACTTGCAAGTTCTTTGCATTTCCAAGCGATAAGAAGGAAAAAGAGGAATACAAACGATGGATCCGCCTGATAAG GAGGAAAGACAGAGAGCCAAGTAAGCATTCCAGAGTGTGCAGTTGTCATTTCACGGATGGAAATAAACAATATGGGCCCACGATTTACGAAAGAAATCGGGATAAGATATTTCCTAGTGAAGGAGGAccaccaaagaaaaagaaaaaagtaacaaCTGAAAAGAAAACTGTGCAAGAAATGGTGGCTGAGGCAATCAGAGGATCTGAGCAGCAGCCCACTGATAATGACAGCAAACAAGAATGTTGCAACAAGACAACAAATGAGATAATACTGGAGGCAGAATTAGATCAAGCCAGGGAGGAACTTCAGGACaggcaagaaaaagaaagctacGCACAAAAACACTACAACGTTTCGGGACTAAGTGCAGAGGTTCTTAGAATGGAAACAGGGCTTCCGACGAAAGACGTTTTTAACATTGTAGTACTTCATGCTTTAAGATTCAAAGATTGTATTGTTTATTATTCCGGTTGGAGAGTAGAGTCTATTAATTTTGAGGACCAGATTTTTATTACTTTAATGAAACTCAGACAAAATTATACCAACCTGCACCTTGCACAGCTTTTCAGCTGCAGTGTGGCAACAATAGCTAATATTGTGACCACTTTCATTCATGTTTTGCATTCTATATTGCTTCGTGACATCATGACAACCATTCCatccaggaaaaaaaatgtgttaTGTGCACCATCTTCTTTTTCTGAGTTTACGTCTTGCAGAATGGTCATTGATTGTACCGATGTGGAGATTGCAGTCCCGGGGTTAATGAGTCAGCAAAATGCTACCTATTCAAGCTACAGGGGCATGAACTCTTTCAAAGTAATTGTTGGGGTTGCACCAAATGCAGTAATAACTTTTGTTAGCAAATTGTACCCTGGGTCTATTTCTGATAAAGCCATAGTACAACAGTCAGGTCTGTTGAACCATCTTGTTGCAGGGGACATGGTTTTAGCCGACAAAGGCTTCCTTATTCAGGACATTTTGCC AAATGATGTTTCTCTCAACATTCCACCTTTTTTGAATAATGGTGTTTTCACTGAAAGtgaagcaaagaaaacaaaatccaTTGCTAGAGCAAGGATCCATGTAGAGAGGGCAAATGCAAGGTTAaaggattttaaaattttaactttcatcCCATATTATTTAAGATGTTATGCTGATGTTATTTTTCTGTTATGTGCTGCACTGGTTAATTTACAATTTCCACTTATCAAAGAGGGGTGTGAGGGAACAGAGTTTGAGTAA